Proteins encoded by one window of Cloeon dipterum chromosome 2, ieCloDipt1.1, whole genome shotgun sequence:
- the LOC135934948 gene encoding PAX-interacting protein 1-like isoform X5 encodes MKFTDNFDSVELSEPIFKDVKFYVTGKLPQKVFSLLNDGGAKKTNYISEIVTLCIAGEDFDESEIAEAKDIYEIQSVTWKWVILSAKCGSLLPVKGFLAESSQLFSGVVACVSQLSQEDINSLWAMINFYGGELYTKLNKSVTHLIAAKPSGAKYERALKEKERGHKIEIVTPDWVVESVKNKSRCDETLYHPNLLILAEERSLSSLADITGFSEPEPTEEAQQAAKPAAGLDPTRYEKLMEMLDQRKQQEEKVNMAQQQLSNIQLQQQQLLQQQKQQQQQQQQQMQQPQMAQEMPQQQQQQQQMVQRPPQMGQQQPQMMQQQQQMVPQVQQQMQQQQQGMLPQQQQQQQQQQQQQRFQFVQQQQQYAQQRMQQGAVIPGQQGQRIMLTQQQLQQRAMQGSMQFRAPRYIIADGVLGAYQEQLSSLYDYEKQYVINSAQQAQQVANLVQGVQGAVQMQDQQQQQQQQMQPQMQQAQPNIQGVQQQQQQPQQHFANTGQVVQQANVPTGQSWQQGQPQQQQQQQFQMQQQQQPQQQQQMPQQFQMQQHQQQMQVNQQQQQMQMQQQPQQVAGAMQMNQVPVPNVQQVVAQHQGAAGQMQGQGPHPIQGQMHGQVTQIQQVGQIQPQVGQMQGQVGQMQQQQQQPQQQQTTQRLLWQQTTPQGHRQYFQLDPQTHQQLQAMDAAQRQVFIQKLQKRQQLIQLQQQQAVARLQQQQQAGGVAVQGVQGVQGAPRPPLNPQQQAALRQQFQQQQQRMGLNPQWREGVPNQQAPRTVLIQGQQQIVVQAGIQRPPQPMAVSSPQATPTQGPQQQWAAGTPGAPQQAVAPVQTVPTAGIQAPGGQIVPAGNLTPEEAQRQQLLLRQQHMRRLQLLKQQAALQQAAQAGQVVPGQVVQAGQVVPGQVVQGPRMATPPFAVAQGAVPGQVPQQVAAAQQAATPVEDASASNSGPTTPQPATADGQVGTLTPPQQQQQAQFQQLLVNAKAKTALANMLSNRLQGGGAAEATSASVQLRLMTQQHQQQQRPPQPGVAGGQQVAMVAQQPGAAGVGPAQTQQQQQQYLLTYQQRGRGAAAVGGPNQPTQVLVRNSQGIVQYTSTRVLAMSQQAAGNVPADGVQPPGQPPATIQIQYQGQSPNVKVPADLCLLGCVFYFSEYANMYSAEELESWRTQIVNFAGEVENVYCPRVTHFVCPHQRVALAPQALRDGKRLVTAFWLNDVLIKQRMSAPWQFLHLPMFYNEDAKPLKKFIITSSGFPAEEKERIKYIVCWLGGRYTPYLTKENKILICRKAEGKKYNQARQWRTTIVNTLWLHEVMLGQWRALHGSGNAAKYLQFSDNPLGLDNATPSPHLMVAWKASVQITQEIMERGKLIKQQHDAAGQKNTPKKRPAQIPIDQANRMDRPAAKIAKLAELSQNGENQTSVLEAAGEKVFFQLSQVAKRDELKRKAEELGAVITKDFDKLTHLVMKDVERTEKLLCAISRVNYVVSDKWIMESAAQQKLLDAEPFIFSNSSLEQHYGFSFKELLKKPNRSQLLKGRVFYISPGCTPSVRVIEDVIVCAGGQVERKRRPALHVQEANKASPNSYIVVAETNDLHLLVDYINADIDIYSAEMVYSSIFKQSLDLTDQHKIVLR; translated from the exons ATGAAATTCACCGACAATTTTGATTCTGTTGAGCTCAGCGAACCAATTTTCAAGGATGTCAAGTTTTATGTCACTGGAAAATTGCCTCAAAAG GTGTTTTCGTTGTTAAACGACGGAGGGGCCAAAAAGACAAACTACATCAGTGAAATCGTAACGCTCTGCATCGCCGGCGAAGACTTCGACGAGAGCGAGATTGCTGAGGCTAAGGATATTTACGAGATTCAGTCTGTCACTTGGAAATGGGTCATTCTTTCGGCAAAGTGTGGATCTCTCTTGCC TGTCAAAGGTTTCCTGGCAGAGAGTTCACAGCTGTTCTCAGGAGTGGTGGCGTGTGTATCGCAGCTGTCTCAAGAAGACATCAACTCGCTGTGGGCCATGATCAATTTTTACGGAGGAGAGCTTTACACCAAACTTAACAAATCTGTCACGCATCTGATTGCCGCCAAACCATCTGGG GCAAAGTATGAAAGGGCACTGAAGGAGAAGGAAAGAGGGCACAAAATCGAAATAGTCACTCCAGACTGGGTGGTCGAgagtgtgaaaaataaaagccggTGCGATGAGACGCTGTACCATCCGAATCTCCTTATCTTGGCTGAAGAGAGAAGTCTGTCTTCCCTGGCAGACATCACAGGTTTTTCTGAGCCAGAGCCGACTGAAGAGGCGCAGCAAGCGGCGAAACCAGCTGCTGGCCTTGACCCTACACG ATATGAAAAGCTGATGGAAATGCTAGACCAGAGGAAGCAGCAAGAGGAGAAGGTCAACATGGCCCAGCAGCAACTGTCCAACATCCAATTACAGCAGCAACAACTGCTTCAacaacaaaagcagcagcagcagcaacaacaacaacagatGCAACAGCCGCAAATGGCGCAGGAAAtgcctcagcagcagcagcagcagcagcaaatggTGCAGCGACCTCCTCAGATGGGCCAGCAGCAACCTCAGATgatgcagcagcaacaacaaatgGTGCCACAAGTCCAGCAACaaatgcagcagcaacaacagggAATGCttccccagcagcagcaacagcaacaacagcagcagcagcagcaaagatTCCAGTTTgtgcaacaacagcagcagtatGCCCAGCAGCGGATGCAGCAGGGCGCCGTCATTCCGGGTCAGCAGGGACAGAGAATCATGCTCACCCaacagcagctgcagcagagGGCTATGCAGGGCAGCATGCAGTTCAGAGCTCCCAGATACATCATTGCTGACGGG gTGCTTGGGGCCTACCAGGAACAGCTAAGCTCACTTTATGACTATGAA AAGCAATATGTGATCAACTCTGCGCAGCAAGCGCAGCAGGTGGCAAACCTGGTGCAGGGCGTTCAAGGCGCCGTCCAGATGCAGgaccagcagcaacagcagcagcagcagatgcaGCCTCAAATGCAGCAAGCGCAGCCGAACATCCAAGGcgtgcagcaacagcagcaacaaccTCAGCAACACTTTGCCAACACCGGTCAAGTTGTGCAACAAGCAAATG TTCCCACAGGCCAGTCCTGGCAGCAAGGCCAgccgcagcaacagcagcagcagcagttccaaatgcaacagcagcagcagccccagcagcagcaacagatGCCCCAGCAGTTCCAAATGCAGCAGCACCAACAGCAAATGCAAGTTaaccagcagcaacagcagatGCAAATGCAGCAACAGCCGCAGCAGGTAGCTGGTGCCATGCAGATGAACCAAG TTCCAGTTCCTAACGTGCAACAAGTAGTGGCGCAGCACCAGGGTGCTGCCGGCCAGATGCAAGGGCAGGGCCCGCACCCTATCCAGGGCCAGATGCACGGCCAAGTGACGCAGATCCAGCAGGTTGGACAAATCCAACCGCAGGTGGGACAGATGCAGGGCCAGGTTGGACAgatgcagcagcaacaacaacagccgCAACAGCAGCAGACGACGCAGCGGCTGCTTTGGCAGCAGACCACTCCACAGGGCCACAGGCAGTACTTCCAACTTGACCCACAGACCCACCAGCAGTTGCAGGCCATGGACGCAGCGCAGAGGCAAGTCTTCATTCAGAAGCTGCAGAAGAGGCAACAGCTCATCCAGCTCCAACAGCAGCAG GCGGTTGCAAGGTtacagcagcaacagcaggcTGGAGGAGTTGCGGTACAGGGGGTGCAGGGGGTACAAGGGGCGCCACGACCTCCCCTGAACCCTCAACAACAGGCTGCCTTGCGACAGCAAttccagcagcaacaacagcgcATGGGACTGAATCCGCAATGGCGGGAGGGAGTGCCAAACCAGCAGGCACCGCGGACCGTCCTCATCCAGGGACAGCAAcag ATCGTAGTGCAGGCTGGAATTCAGCGTCCACCGCAGCCAATGGCCGTGTCATCACCGCAGGCGACGCCAACACAGGGCCCGCAGCAGCAGTGGGCCGCGGGCACCCCCGGCGCCCCGCAGCAGGCAGTCGCCCCCGTACAGACGGTGCCGACGGCTGGCATCCAGGCGCCGGGTGGGCAAATTGTGCCGGCGGGTAACCTGACCCCAGAAGAGGCGCAGCGGCAGCAGTTGCTGCTTAGACAGCAGCACATGCGCCGTCTCCAGCTCCTGAAGCAGCAGGCGGCGTTGCAACAGGCTGCGCAGGCGGGACAGGTCGTGCCCGGCCAGGTCGTCCAGGCTGGTCAGGTTGTGCCTGGACAGGTGGTGCAGGGTCCCCGCATGGCCACACCGCCCTTTGCCGTCGCGCAGGGAGCTGTTCCTGGCCAGGTACCTCAGCAG GTCGCGGCTGCCCAGCAAGCGGCGACGCCGGTGGAAGACGCGTCGGCGAGCAACAGCGGCCCGACGACCCCGCAGCCGGCCACCGCCGACGGCCAGGTGGGCACCCTtacgccgccgcagcagcagcagcaggcgcagTTCCAGCAG TTGTTGGTCAATGCCAAGGCGAAAACCGCTTTGGCCAATATGCTGAGCAACCGTCTGCAGGGTGGAGGCGCCGCCGAGGCCACGTCTGCGTCGGTCCAACTGCGCCTGATGAcccagcagcaccagcagcaacaGAGGCCGCCTCAG ccTGGAGTGGCCGGCGGCCAGCAAGTAGCGATGGTGGCCCAGCAGCCAGGCGCAGCTGGCGTCGGACCTGCGCAGAcccagcaacagcagcagcaatatCTGCTCACCTACCAGCAGCGGGGCcgtggtgctgctgctgtcggCGGGCCTAACCAGCCTACGCAGGTACTGGTGCGGAACTCGCAGGGCATCGTGCAGTACACCTCGACTAGGGTGTTGGCCATGAGTCAGCAGGCTGCTGGCAATGTCCCTGCTGACGGCGTGCAGCCACCTGGACAACCGCCTGCCACCATTCAGATCCAGTACCAAGGACAAAGTCCAAATGTCAAAG tgCCTGCAGATCTGTGTCTGCTTGGCTGCGTGTTCTACTTCTCTGAATACGCCAACATGTACAGCGCGGAGGAGTTGGAATCGTGGCGTACCCAGATCGTGAACTTCGCTGGCGAAGTGGAGAACGTGTATTGCCCGCGGGTCACACACTTCGTGTGTCCGCACCAGCGAGTGGCGTTGGCCCCACAGGCGTTGCGCGACGGAAAGAGGCTCGTCACCGCCTTCTGGCTCAACGACGTGCTCATTAAGCAGCGCATGTCTGCTCCCTGGCAGTTCCTGCACCTTCCAATGTTTTACAA TGAGGATGCAAAGCCGTTAAAGAAGTTCATCATTACCAGCTCCGGCTTTCCTGCGGAAGAGAAGGAGCGGATAAAGTACATTGTGTGCTGGCTTGGAGGACGCTACACGCCCTACCTGACCAAGGAGAATAAAATTCTCATTTGTAGAAA GGCCGAGGGTAAGAAATACAACCAAGCGAGGCAGTGGCGGACCACGATCGTCAACACTCTTTGGCTGCACGAAGTCATGCTGGGCCAGTGGAGAGCGCTACACGGCAGCGGCAACGCCGCCAAGTACCTCCAATTTAGTGATAATCCTCTTGGACTTGACAATGCTACGCCATCGCCTCATTTGATGG TTGCGTGGAAGGCTTCAGTTCAGATAACGCAGGAAATAATGGAGAGAGGAAAGCTGATCAAACAGCAGCACGATGCCGCTGGCCAGAAAAACACACCAAAGAAGCGGCCGGCCCAGATCCCGATCGACCAGGCCAACAGGATGGACCGGCCCGCCGCCAAAATTGCCAAACTTGCGGAACTCTCGCAGAACGGAGAGAATCAAACCTCCGTGTTGGAAGCCGCTGGGGAAAAGGTCTTCTTCCAGCTCTCCCAAGTCGCAAAGAGGGATGAACTGAAG agAAAGGCAGAGGAGTTGGGAGCAGTGATCACCAAAGATTTTGATAAACTAACCCACCTGGTGATGAAGGACGTGGAGAGAACGGAAAAGCTGCTGTGCGCCATATCAAGAGTAAATTACGTGGTCAGCGACAAATGGATCATGGAAAGCGCTGCCCAGCAGAAACTGCTAG atGCGGAgccttttattttctccaactCCAGCTTGGAACAGCACTATGGCTTCAGCTTCAAGGAACTGCTAAAGAAACCTAACCGGTCGCAACTCCTCAAGGGCCGCGTCTTCTACATCTCGCCGGGCTGCACGCCATCAGTGCGCGTGATTGAAGACGTAATCGTGTGCGCCGGTGGACAGGTGGAGAGGAAGCGGCGGCCGGCGCTGCACGTCCAGGAGGCTAACAAAGCCAGCCCCAACTCGTACATCGTCGTAGCTGAGACTAACGATCTGCATTTACTTGTCGACTACATCAACGCTGACATTG ATATCTACTCGGCCGAAATGGTATACTCCAGCATCTTTAAGCAGTCACTTGACTTGACGGATCAACACAAAATTGTCTTAAGGTGA
- the LOC135934948 gene encoding PAX-interacting protein 1-like isoform X1, producing the protein MKFTDNFDSVELSEPIFKDVKFYVTGKLPQKVFSLLNDGGAKKTNYISEIVTLCIAGEDFDESEIAEAKDIYEIQSVTWKWVILSAKCGSLLPVKGFLAESSQLFSGVVACVSQLSQEDINSLWAMINFYGGELYTKLNKSVTHLIAAKPSGAKYERALKEKERGHKIEIVTPDWVVESVKNKSRCDETLYHPNLLILAEERSLSSLADITGFSEPEPTEEAQQAAKPAAGLDPTRYEKLMEMLDQRKQQEEKVNMAQQQLSNIQLQQQQLLQQQKQQQQQQQQQMQQPQMAQEMPQQQQQQQQMVQRPPQMGQQQPQMMQQQQQMVPQVQQQMQQQQQGMLPQQQQQQQQQQQQQRFQFVQQQQQYAQQRMQQGAVIPGQQGQRIMLTQQQLQQRAMQGSMQFRAPRYIIADGVLGAYQEQLSSLYDYEKQYVINSAQQAQQVANLVQGVQGAVQMQDQQQQQQQQMQPQMQQAQPNIQGVQQQQQQPQQHFANTGQVVQQANVPTGQSWQQGQPQQQQQQQFQMQQQQQPQQQQQMPQQFQMQQHQQQMQVNQQQQQMQMQQQPQQVAGAMQMNQVPVPNVQQVVAQHQGAAGQMQGQGPHPIQGQMHGQVTQIQQVGQIQPQVGQMQGQVGQMQQQQQQPQQQQTTQRLLWQQTTPQGHRQYFQLDPQTHQQLQAMDAAQRQVFIQKLQKRQQLIQLQQQQAVARLQQQQQAGGVAVQGVQGVQGAPRPPLNPQQQAALRQQFQQQQQRMGLNPQWREGVPNQQAPRTVLIQGQQQIVVQAGIQRPPQPMAVSSPQATPTQGPQQQWAAGTPGAPQQAVAPVQTVPTAGIQAPGGQIVPAGNLTPEEAQRQQLLLRQQHMRRLQLLKQQAALQQAAQAGQVVPGQVVQAGQVVPGQVVQGPRMATPPFAVAQGAVPGQVPQQVAAAQQAATPVEDASASNSGPTTPQPATADGQVGTLTPPQQQQQAQFQQLLVNAKAKTALANMLSNRLQGGGAAEATSASVQLRLMTQQHQQQQRPPQVAVRIVNSPIVTLQSKKPGVAGGQQVAMVAQQPGAAGVGPAQTQQQQQQYLLTYQQRGRGAAAVGGPNQPTQVLVRNSQGIVQYTSTRVLAMSQQAAGNVPADGVQPPGQPPATIQIQYQGQSPNVKVPADLCLLGCVFYFSEYANMYSAEELESWRTQIVNFAGEVENVYCPRVTHFVCPHQRVALAPQALRDGKRLVTAFWLNDVLIKQRMSAPWQFLHLPMFYNEDAKPLKKFIITSSGFPAEEKERIKYIVCWLGGRYTPYLTKENKILICRKAEGKKYNQARQWRTTIVNTLWLHEVMLGQWRALHGSGNAAKYLQFSDNPLGLDNATPSPHLMVAWKASVQITQEIMERGKLIKQQHDAAGQKNTPKKRPAQIPIDQANRMDRPAAKIAKLAELSQNGENQTSVLEAAGEKVFFQLSQVAKRDELKRKAEELGAVITKDFDKLTHLVMKDVERTEKLLCAISRVNYVVSDKWIMESAAQQKLLDAEPFIFSNSSLEQHYGFSFKELLKKPNRSQLLKGRVFYISPGCTPSVRVIEDVIVCAGGQVERKRRPALHVQEANKASPNSYIVVAETNDLHLLVDYINADIDIYSAEMVYSSIFKQSLDLTDQHKIVLR; encoded by the exons ATGAAATTCACCGACAATTTTGATTCTGTTGAGCTCAGCGAACCAATTTTCAAGGATGTCAAGTTTTATGTCACTGGAAAATTGCCTCAAAAG GTGTTTTCGTTGTTAAACGACGGAGGGGCCAAAAAGACAAACTACATCAGTGAAATCGTAACGCTCTGCATCGCCGGCGAAGACTTCGACGAGAGCGAGATTGCTGAGGCTAAGGATATTTACGAGATTCAGTCTGTCACTTGGAAATGGGTCATTCTTTCGGCAAAGTGTGGATCTCTCTTGCC TGTCAAAGGTTTCCTGGCAGAGAGTTCACAGCTGTTCTCAGGAGTGGTGGCGTGTGTATCGCAGCTGTCTCAAGAAGACATCAACTCGCTGTGGGCCATGATCAATTTTTACGGAGGAGAGCTTTACACCAAACTTAACAAATCTGTCACGCATCTGATTGCCGCCAAACCATCTGGG GCAAAGTATGAAAGGGCACTGAAGGAGAAGGAAAGAGGGCACAAAATCGAAATAGTCACTCCAGACTGGGTGGTCGAgagtgtgaaaaataaaagccggTGCGATGAGACGCTGTACCATCCGAATCTCCTTATCTTGGCTGAAGAGAGAAGTCTGTCTTCCCTGGCAGACATCACAGGTTTTTCTGAGCCAGAGCCGACTGAAGAGGCGCAGCAAGCGGCGAAACCAGCTGCTGGCCTTGACCCTACACG ATATGAAAAGCTGATGGAAATGCTAGACCAGAGGAAGCAGCAAGAGGAGAAGGTCAACATGGCCCAGCAGCAACTGTCCAACATCCAATTACAGCAGCAACAACTGCTTCAacaacaaaagcagcagcagcagcaacaacaacaacagatGCAACAGCCGCAAATGGCGCAGGAAAtgcctcagcagcagcagcagcagcagcaaatggTGCAGCGACCTCCTCAGATGGGCCAGCAGCAACCTCAGATgatgcagcagcaacaacaaatgGTGCCACAAGTCCAGCAACaaatgcagcagcaacaacagggAATGCttccccagcagcagcaacagcaacaacagcagcagcagcagcaaagatTCCAGTTTgtgcaacaacagcagcagtatGCCCAGCAGCGGATGCAGCAGGGCGCCGTCATTCCGGGTCAGCAGGGACAGAGAATCATGCTCACCCaacagcagctgcagcagagGGCTATGCAGGGCAGCATGCAGTTCAGAGCTCCCAGATACATCATTGCTGACGGG gTGCTTGGGGCCTACCAGGAACAGCTAAGCTCACTTTATGACTATGAA AAGCAATATGTGATCAACTCTGCGCAGCAAGCGCAGCAGGTGGCAAACCTGGTGCAGGGCGTTCAAGGCGCCGTCCAGATGCAGgaccagcagcaacagcagcagcagcagatgcaGCCTCAAATGCAGCAAGCGCAGCCGAACATCCAAGGcgtgcagcaacagcagcaacaaccTCAGCAACACTTTGCCAACACCGGTCAAGTTGTGCAACAAGCAAATG TTCCCACAGGCCAGTCCTGGCAGCAAGGCCAgccgcagcaacagcagcagcagcagttccaaatgcaacagcagcagcagccccagcagcagcaacagatGCCCCAGCAGTTCCAAATGCAGCAGCACCAACAGCAAATGCAAGTTaaccagcagcaacagcagatGCAAATGCAGCAACAGCCGCAGCAGGTAGCTGGTGCCATGCAGATGAACCAAG TTCCAGTTCCTAACGTGCAACAAGTAGTGGCGCAGCACCAGGGTGCTGCCGGCCAGATGCAAGGGCAGGGCCCGCACCCTATCCAGGGCCAGATGCACGGCCAAGTGACGCAGATCCAGCAGGTTGGACAAATCCAACCGCAGGTGGGACAGATGCAGGGCCAGGTTGGACAgatgcagcagcaacaacaacagccgCAACAGCAGCAGACGACGCAGCGGCTGCTTTGGCAGCAGACCACTCCACAGGGCCACAGGCAGTACTTCCAACTTGACCCACAGACCCACCAGCAGTTGCAGGCCATGGACGCAGCGCAGAGGCAAGTCTTCATTCAGAAGCTGCAGAAGAGGCAACAGCTCATCCAGCTCCAACAGCAGCAG GCGGTTGCAAGGTtacagcagcaacagcaggcTGGAGGAGTTGCGGTACAGGGGGTGCAGGGGGTACAAGGGGCGCCACGACCTCCCCTGAACCCTCAACAACAGGCTGCCTTGCGACAGCAAttccagcagcaacaacagcgcATGGGACTGAATCCGCAATGGCGGGAGGGAGTGCCAAACCAGCAGGCACCGCGGACCGTCCTCATCCAGGGACAGCAAcag ATCGTAGTGCAGGCTGGAATTCAGCGTCCACCGCAGCCAATGGCCGTGTCATCACCGCAGGCGACGCCAACACAGGGCCCGCAGCAGCAGTGGGCCGCGGGCACCCCCGGCGCCCCGCAGCAGGCAGTCGCCCCCGTACAGACGGTGCCGACGGCTGGCATCCAGGCGCCGGGTGGGCAAATTGTGCCGGCGGGTAACCTGACCCCAGAAGAGGCGCAGCGGCAGCAGTTGCTGCTTAGACAGCAGCACATGCGCCGTCTCCAGCTCCTGAAGCAGCAGGCGGCGTTGCAACAGGCTGCGCAGGCGGGACAGGTCGTGCCCGGCCAGGTCGTCCAGGCTGGTCAGGTTGTGCCTGGACAGGTGGTGCAGGGTCCCCGCATGGCCACACCGCCCTTTGCCGTCGCGCAGGGAGCTGTTCCTGGCCAGGTACCTCAGCAG GTCGCGGCTGCCCAGCAAGCGGCGACGCCGGTGGAAGACGCGTCGGCGAGCAACAGCGGCCCGACGACCCCGCAGCCGGCCACCGCCGACGGCCAGGTGGGCACCCTtacgccgccgcagcagcagcagcaggcgcagTTCCAGCAG TTGTTGGTCAATGCCAAGGCGAAAACCGCTTTGGCCAATATGCTGAGCAACCGTCTGCAGGGTGGAGGCGCCGCCGAGGCCACGTCTGCGTCGGTCCAACTGCGCCTGATGAcccagcagcaccagcagcaacaGAGGCCGCCTCAGGTAGCTGTCAGAATTGTTAACAGTCCAATTGTGACACTGCAGAGTAAAAAG ccTGGAGTGGCCGGCGGCCAGCAAGTAGCGATGGTGGCCCAGCAGCCAGGCGCAGCTGGCGTCGGACCTGCGCAGAcccagcaacagcagcagcaatatCTGCTCACCTACCAGCAGCGGGGCcgtggtgctgctgctgtcggCGGGCCTAACCAGCCTACGCAGGTACTGGTGCGGAACTCGCAGGGCATCGTGCAGTACACCTCGACTAGGGTGTTGGCCATGAGTCAGCAGGCTGCTGGCAATGTCCCTGCTGACGGCGTGCAGCCACCTGGACAACCGCCTGCCACCATTCAGATCCAGTACCAAGGACAAAGTCCAAATGTCAAAG tgCCTGCAGATCTGTGTCTGCTTGGCTGCGTGTTCTACTTCTCTGAATACGCCAACATGTACAGCGCGGAGGAGTTGGAATCGTGGCGTACCCAGATCGTGAACTTCGCTGGCGAAGTGGAGAACGTGTATTGCCCGCGGGTCACACACTTCGTGTGTCCGCACCAGCGAGTGGCGTTGGCCCCACAGGCGTTGCGCGACGGAAAGAGGCTCGTCACCGCCTTCTGGCTCAACGACGTGCTCATTAAGCAGCGCATGTCTGCTCCCTGGCAGTTCCTGCACCTTCCAATGTTTTACAA TGAGGATGCAAAGCCGTTAAAGAAGTTCATCATTACCAGCTCCGGCTTTCCTGCGGAAGAGAAGGAGCGGATAAAGTACATTGTGTGCTGGCTTGGAGGACGCTACACGCCCTACCTGACCAAGGAGAATAAAATTCTCATTTGTAGAAA GGCCGAGGGTAAGAAATACAACCAAGCGAGGCAGTGGCGGACCACGATCGTCAACACTCTTTGGCTGCACGAAGTCATGCTGGGCCAGTGGAGAGCGCTACACGGCAGCGGCAACGCCGCCAAGTACCTCCAATTTAGTGATAATCCTCTTGGACTTGACAATGCTACGCCATCGCCTCATTTGATGG TTGCGTGGAAGGCTTCAGTTCAGATAACGCAGGAAATAATGGAGAGAGGAAAGCTGATCAAACAGCAGCACGATGCCGCTGGCCAGAAAAACACACCAAAGAAGCGGCCGGCCCAGATCCCGATCGACCAGGCCAACAGGATGGACCGGCCCGCCGCCAAAATTGCCAAACTTGCGGAACTCTCGCAGAACGGAGAGAATCAAACCTCCGTGTTGGAAGCCGCTGGGGAAAAGGTCTTCTTCCAGCTCTCCCAAGTCGCAAAGAGGGATGAACTGAAG agAAAGGCAGAGGAGTTGGGAGCAGTGATCACCAAAGATTTTGATAAACTAACCCACCTGGTGATGAAGGACGTGGAGAGAACGGAAAAGCTGCTGTGCGCCATATCAAGAGTAAATTACGTGGTCAGCGACAAATGGATCATGGAAAGCGCTGCCCAGCAGAAACTGCTAG atGCGGAgccttttattttctccaactCCAGCTTGGAACAGCACTATGGCTTCAGCTTCAAGGAACTGCTAAAGAAACCTAACCGGTCGCAACTCCTCAAGGGCCGCGTCTTCTACATCTCGCCGGGCTGCACGCCATCAGTGCGCGTGATTGAAGACGTAATCGTGTGCGCCGGTGGACAGGTGGAGAGGAAGCGGCGGCCGGCGCTGCACGTCCAGGAGGCTAACAAAGCCAGCCCCAACTCGTACATCGTCGTAGCTGAGACTAACGATCTGCATTTACTTGTCGACTACATCAACGCTGACATTG ATATCTACTCGGCCGAAATGGTATACTCCAGCATCTTTAAGCAGTCACTTGACTTGACGGATCAACACAAAATTGTCTTAAGGTGA